Sequence from the Streptosporangiales bacterium genome:
GGCTCGACGAGGGCGATACCGTCACGGTGCGGCTGGTCGTGGACGTCAGTCCCAGGTGAGGCACACCTTGCCGGCCTGGCCCTCGTCGGCGATCCGGTACGCGGTGTTCGCCTCGGCGAGGGGCAGGCGGTGGGTCACGATCTGCTCGGGCCGCACGTCCCAGCGGATCAGGTTCTCGAGAAGCTGCTCCATGTGATGCATCGATGTGACCCACGAGCCGTGCAACCGAATCTGCTTGTGAATCAACAGGTCTGACACCGCGAAGGTGACCGTGCCACCTTCGCCGACGAAGACGCACCGCCCCCACGCTCGCGTGTTGCGCAGCGCGTCCTCGCGTGCATGGGCGCTGCCGGAGCAGTCGACGGCGACCTCACAGCCCAGGCCACCCGTGACGTCGGCGACGGCGTCGTCGAGAGCGCCCGGGTCGACGACCGCGTGGTCGACCAGGTCGAGGCGCTCGGCCAGGGCCACCCGGTCCGCCGACGGGTCCGAGCCGATGATCGTGGACGCGCCGAGCGCCCGCCCGAGCATCGCGGTGGCGAGGCCGACAGGCCCGAGCCCGGTGACCAGCAGCCGGTCCCGTGCCGTCAGGTCGGCCCGCAGCAGGCCCTCGTACGCCGTGCCGAACCCGCAGGAGACGAGCGCACCGTCGACGAAGGTCAGTGGCTCGGGCAACAGGATGCAGGACGCCTCCTCGGCCAGCAGGTAGTCGGCGTGACCGCCGTCACGCTGCCAGCCGTGCGCGGCGCGGAAGGGCGAATGGCAGCCGACCGCGTAGCCGCGGCGACACTCGTCGCACATCCCGCAGCCGGCGATGTGGTAGACGACGACACGGTCGCCCTCGGTCAGGCGACGCGTGCCGGCGCCGAGCGCCACCACCTCCCCGCACGGTTCATGACCCGCGATGACGCCCTGGTACGCCTCGGCGCCGTGCCCGAGATGCTCGCGGTAGATGGCACGGATGTCACTGCCACAGATCGACGAGGCGCGCATGCGCACCAGCACCTGGCCATGGCCCGGTTCGGGGACCGGGACCTCGACGTGCTCGACAGTGCTGTCGCCCGGCAGCCGGACGCCGCGCATCATCGCCGTTCCACCGGTTCGCCCTCGGGACGCTGCCATCGTCATGGTGGTGCTCCTCGTTGCGGTATCGGGTCAGGGCAGCGCGAGGAGCTCTTCCGCGGCGCTGCGGTGGGTGATGAGGCTGTTGAGCAGGCCACCCACGATGCCGGCGCGGGTGGCGGAAGCCTTGCCGGAGCCGAAGGCGATTCCGACCCTCGTCGGGATCCTCGTCAGCTCGTCGAACGACGGCGCGAGAGTGTGCTGTTCGATGCGCGGGTGCATCGGCACGCCGTCACGATCCAGATAGATGCCGGCAATCTCGGCGTGGACACCGACCTCGGCCGCTTGCTGCCGGTCGGCGTCGGTGACCGCGTCGTAGACCGTCGACAACCCCGGCGCCCACGCCCCGACTCCGAGGACAGCGGCGGTGAGCCTGGGGACCATGGCGAAGGCACGGGCGACGTCGGGATTGCGCCGCAGATCGTCTGCCCGTGCCGCGCCGACGATGGGTGCGTAGTAGACGTAGGCCTCGCCGCCGCCGACCTTCGTGACGTCACGGATGCTCTGGATGATGTCGAGGGCATCGGGGCGTGAGACCGCCCCGGTGAGCTGGACCACCGTGCATGCAGGGAAGGCGTCCACGTCCTCGCGGATGCCCAGCAGCGGGCGCGCGGAGGCCAGGCCGATCACGTCATCGGCCGTGGCCACCTCGCCCAGCAGCTCCACCGCCGCCCGGCCGAGCCTGCGCAGCAGGTCCCTGCCACCCTCGTCCGGCACGTCGAGGACGACGACGCGGCCGAGGCCGAACCGCTGCTCCAGCTCCAGACGCAGTCCCGCGTCCTGTTGTCCTGGAAGGCCGACCTCGATGCGGACGATGCCCTCCTCACGCGCCCGCTCGAGCAGCCTGGCCACCCGGAACCGGCTGATCCCGAGCACGTCGGCGATCTCGTTCTTGGACTGCCCGTGCAGGTAGTAGCGGCGCCCCACATTGGTCATCAGCACCGCCTCACTGGTGGTCACCCGGTGCCGCGACCCCATGACGACCGCTCCCTCACAGAACATCTGAACGCTCGTTTGAGCGATCAGCGACGCCGGCTTGACCGCCGATCTCCCAGTCACTTCAATCTACACGTGAGCGGACGCGTGAACACGCTCATACGAGCGTCCACGGCGGACCCGAGGAGGAGACGTGTCAGACCCGATGAAGCCCCTCACCCGGCGGAACCTGCTGCGGGGCGGCGCCGCGCTGGGAGGACTGTGGGCACTGTCGGCCTGCGCGGCCGGCGGGGGCGGTGCGCCGGCGACGGACGCCCCGAGCCTGGGTGGCGGCACCGACGCCTTCCTGAAGAAGATCGGCCCGACGCTGGGCACCACCGACCTCACGGTGCTCGCCTACGCCGCGCCTCAGGCGGACGCCATCAAGGCGATCATCGGCCAGTTCACCGAGCTGACCGGGATCAAGGTCAGGTGGACGAGCCTGGACGAGCAGTCGGCGGTGAACCGGGCGGCCGTCGCCCTCGGGTCGGGCAGCGGCGGGTACGACGTCGTGCAGTCGACATCCGGTCTGGTGCCCACGTATGTCGAGCGGGAGTGGCTCGCCGACATGACGAAGCTGAAGGCGTCCTCCAAGGCCACCGTTCCGGCGTGGGACCCGGCAGCGTACGGGAAGGGCACCACCGCACAGCTCAGCGTGGACGGTCGGCTCTACGCAGCCCCGTCGTTCATCGGGACCCAGATCTTCTTCTATCGCACGGACATCTTCGAGGCGAAGAAGGTCGAGCCGCCCACCACCCTCGGTGAGCTGAGGAAGGCCTGCCGGACCGTACACAGCGACAGCGTCTCGGCGATCGCGCTGCGCAGCGCCCCGAGCCCTTCGCAGCTGATGTTCGTGTGGTCGGCCTGGCTGTACGCGTTCGGCGGTCGCTACTACGACTCCTACCGGGACGGCGCCTACTCCGGCGTCGCCATCGACAGTCCTGAGGCCCTGCAGGCGCTCGAACTGTACATCGACCTGACGCGCCACTACGCGCCCACCGGTTCCACGAACTGGAGCGTCGAGGACGTGACTCGGGCCTTCACCACCGGGCAGGTGGCGATGGTGCAGGAGGGCGCGGTCTTCGGTGACACCTTCAACGATCCCGACGCCTCCCGGGCCGCCGGCAAGGTCGGGACGTTCGCCATCCCGGCCGGACCCGAAGGATCCTTCGTGCCCTACAACGCCCATGGCTGGTCCATCTCGGCGAAGAGCAAGGCCGCCGACGCGGCGTGGCTGTTCACGCAGTGGGCCACGCTCAGCCAGACGCTGACCGCGGCCACCACGGGAAAGGTCGCCTTCTCGACACCGCCGCTGGCGTCCGTCTACGACAGCCCGGCGTACCGGAAGCGGTACGCGTTCGACGACTTCGTCGACTCGGTCAAGGGGACGATCGCGACCGCGAACAAGGGAGGATTCACCCCCTTCGACGACGCGAGCTACCTGCCGCGGACCTCACGGTGGAACACGCTCGGCCAGCGCGTCTCCGAGGAGCTGAGCAAGGCGGTGACGGGCCAGACCTCGGCTGCCAAGGCACTCCAGGCCGCCGCGCGAGCCATGGGCTCTTGACGGCGGTGTCGCGGCACCGACGGTGGCAGCGGGGTTTCATGGCACCGCTGGTCGTGGTCCTGGTGACCACGACCATCCTGCCGATCGGGTACATGGTCGCTCTCGCGCTCGGCGACGAAGATGGCGACCTCGGGATCACGTCGGTACAGGGCGTGGCGAACTTCGGTACCGCCTTGGCAAGCGGCGCACTTTGGCGGTCGGTCGCACTGGCTGTCGAGTTCCTCGTCGGCGCCCTTGCCATCGAGATCGTCCTCGGCGTCTCGGCGGCGCTGCTGCTGGACCGGCTCGTCCCGCGGAACCCCGTGGTGCGGATGCTGTTGCTCTGGCCGGCGGTCCTCCCGCCCATCGCCGTGGCGCTGGTCTTCAAGTACCTGCTGCAAGGTGACATCGGACTGGTGTCGTACTACCTGTCCGCGGTGGGCATCGACCAGGCCTGGCTCACGCAGGCAGAGTCGGCCATGGGCGTCATCATCGCCGTCGACGTCTGGCAGTACACCCCGTTCGTCATCCTGCTCACCCTGGCCGCCCTTGCCGGCTTTCCGCCGGAGCTGCGCGAGGCGGCACACATCGACGGTGCCGGGCCACTCACGGTGATCCGGTACGTCGTGCTGCCCGTCATCGCCCCGGCCATCGTCGCGATCACCCTGCTGCGCTTCATCGACGCGATCCAGGTCTTCCCGACCATCTACGTGCTGACCCGAGGCGGTCCCGGCAGCAGCACCCAGCTGCTCACCTACTTCAACTACCAGGTCTTCTTCGGGGAGCTGCGCTTCGGTCTCGGCGCGGCGATCGCGGTCCTGGTCGTGGTGTTCACCATGGCCTGCGTCGTCATGCTGCTCGCCCTGCAGCGGCGGATGGAGCGCGCCCTGTGAGCAAGCGCCGGAGCACGTCCGGTCCCCCGACGGCAGCCGGTAGGCGCCGTCCGAGAGGACTGTCCGCCGTGGTCGGCTACGCGGTCCTCGTCCTGCTGCTCGGATTCTTCCTGTTGCCCATCGTGTACGCCGTGCTGACCGCCTTCCAGCCGCGGATCGTGAGCAACGAGCCGACACCGCAGTGGATCTTCACGCCGACACTGGAGAGCTTCCGCTCACTCTTCGCCGAGTACTCGTTCACCGGGCCGCTCCTGAACAGCCTGCAGTCGAGTCTGGGATCGGCCGTGCTCGCCCTCGTCATCGCCACGCCGGCTGCCTACGCGCTCAGCCGTTCTCGTTCGTCGGCGGCCGGTCCGATGGGGTTCTGGCTGCTGTGCGCACGCGCCCTTCCCGCCATCGGCCTGAGCATCCCGGCCTACGCCATCTTCAACCGGATCGGCCTCGACGACACCCTGGTGGCGCTGCTCATCGTCTACCTGCCGTACAACGTCGCCCTGGCCACCGTCCTCCTCAAGGTGTTCCTCGACGGCATCCCGCGGGAGATCGACGAGGCCGCCGCCATCGACGGCGCGGGCCCGATGCGAACCCTCTGGTCGGTCATCCTGCCGATCGCCCGGCCGGGTACGGCGTCGGTGGCGATCATGACGTTCCTGTTCTCGTGGAACAACTTCCTCTTCCCCTTGGTCCTCACCGGCAGCCGAGCCGGTACCGTGCCGCTGGCGCTGCAGCAGTTCCTTGGCAGCTACTCGTTGCAGTGGAACCAGATGATGGCCGGGGTCGTGCTCCTCTCCCTGCCTCTCATCCTGCTGGCCGTCGTGTTCGGTAAGTACATGATCGGCGGCCTTTCGGTGGGAAGCATCAAGTGATGTCCTTCGTTCAGAGAGGCGTTTCGACGTGCCGCGTCGCCCCAATGTCCTGATCATCTGCACCGACCAGCACCGCTACGACGTGATCTCCACGCACCCGGGGAGCGTGGCAAGAACACCCAGCCTGCAGCGGCTCGCCGACGAGGGAGCGGTGTTCGACGGCTGCTATTCACCCAGCCCCGTGTGTTCGCCGGCACGGGCGTCCATGCTGACGGGCGAGTACCCGAGCGCCCATGGGCTCTGGGCGAACGGCGTGACGATGCCCGAGCGCACCGACATGATCTCGCGTGAGCTGGCCACCGACGGCTACCGGACCGGGCTGATCGGCAAGCTCCACCTCTCTGCGGCCTACCAGGGCCTGACCGAGCAGCGGGTGGACGACGGCTTCCAGGTCTTCCGGTGGGCGCACGACCCGTTCCACGGTTCGCCGGAGAACGCGTACCACCAGTGGCTCGCCGAAAGGTTCCCCGGGCTCTGGGCCGCCGCGGTCGGTGACGTGGTCACTCCCGACCTGGAGGGCTTCACACACGCCAACACCGCCTTCGACGAGATGCCGACGGAGGCGCACTACTCGACCTGGGTCACCGAGGAGGTGCTGCAGTTCCTCGACGGTCAGCCCGAGGACCAGCCGTTCTTCCTGGTCGCGAACTACTTCGATCCGCACCATCCGTTCGCGGCTCCACCGGAGTATCTCGAGATGTATCCGCCGGGGTCGGTGCCAGGACCGGTGGGCGGACCGGACGAGCTCGCCGCGAAGCCGCCGTTCCAGACCGAGTCGTCGCACACCAGTTATGCGGGCCACGGTCCGGCATTCGCCGACTTCGACCCTGCCGGCATCGACGAGATCCGGCGCACGTACCACGCCATGGTGACGCTGGTCGACGACTGCGTCGGCCGGGTGCTCGACCACCTCGACGAACGTGACCTGGCGCGCGACACCCTGGTGATCTTCACCAGCGACCACGGGGAGATGCTCGGCGACCACGCCATGCTGCTCAAGGGCCCGATGATGTACGACGTCGCGGTGCGGGTTCCGATGGTCGTCCGGTGGCCGGGACACGTGCCGGCAGGCGTCCGCGAGCCAGGCTTCGTCGGCGTCCACGACGTGGCGCGCACCGTGCGGGTGGCGGCCGACGTCGAGCCCTCTCC
This genomic interval carries:
- a CDS encoding alcohol dehydrogenase catalytic domain-containing protein, coding for MRGVRLPGDSTVEHVEVPVPEPGHGQVLVRMRASSICGSDIRAIYREHLGHGAEAYQGVIAGHEPCGEVVALGAGTRRLTEGDRVVVYHIAGCGMCDECRRGYAVGCHSPFRAAHGWQRDGGHADYLLAEEASCILLPEPLTFVDGALVSCGFGTAYEGLLRADLTARDRLLVTGLGPVGLATAMLGRALGASTIIGSDPSADRVALAERLDLVDHAVVDPGALDDAVADVTGGLGCEVAVDCSGSAHAREDALRNTRAWGRCVFVGEGGTVTFAVSDLLIHKQIRLHGSWVTSMHHMEQLLENLIRWDVRPEQIVTHRLPLAEANTAYRIADEGQAGKVCLTWD
- a CDS encoding transcriptional regulator translates to MFCEGAVVMGSRHRVTTSEAVLMTNVGRRYYLHGQSKNEIADVLGISRFRVARLLERAREEGIVRIEVGLPGQQDAGLRLELEQRFGLGRVVVLDVPDEGGRDLLRRLGRAAVELLGEVATADDVIGLASARPLLGIREDVDAFPACTVVQLTGAVSRPDALDIIQSIRDVTKVGGGEAYVYYAPIVGAARADDLRRNPDVARAFAMVPRLTAAVLGVGAWAPGLSTVYDAVTDADRQQAAEVGVHAEIAGIYLDRDGVPMHPRIEQHTLAPSFDELTRIPTRVGIAFGSGKASATRAGIVGGLLNSLITHRSAAEELLALP
- a CDS encoding extracellular solute-binding protein, which encodes MSDPMKPLTRRNLLRGGAALGGLWALSACAAGGGGAPATDAPSLGGGTDAFLKKIGPTLGTTDLTVLAYAAPQADAIKAIIGQFTELTGIKVRWTSLDEQSAVNRAAVALGSGSGGYDVVQSTSGLVPTYVEREWLADMTKLKASSKATVPAWDPAAYGKGTTAQLSVDGRLYAAPSFIGTQIFFYRTDIFEAKKVEPPTTLGELRKACRTVHSDSVSAIALRSAPSPSQLMFVWSAWLYAFGGRYYDSYRDGAYSGVAIDSPEALQALELYIDLTRHYAPTGSTNWSVEDVTRAFTTGQVAMVQEGAVFGDTFNDPDASRAAGKVGTFAIPAGPEGSFVPYNAHGWSISAKSKAADAAWLFTQWATLSQTLTAATTGKVAFSTPPLASVYDSPAYRKRYAFDDFVDSVKGTIATANKGGFTPFDDASYLPRTSRWNTLGQRVSEELSKAVTGQTSAAKALQAAARAMGS
- a CDS encoding ABC transporter permease subunit produces the protein MAPLVVVLVTTTILPIGYMVALALGDEDGDLGITSVQGVANFGTALASGALWRSVALAVEFLVGALAIEIVLGVSAALLLDRLVPRNPVVRMLLLWPAVLPPIAVALVFKYLLQGDIGLVSYYLSAVGIDQAWLTQAESAMGVIIAVDVWQYTPFVILLTLAALAGFPPELREAAHIDGAGPLTVIRYVVLPVIAPAIVAITLLRFIDAIQVFPTIYVLTRGGPGSSTQLLTYFNYQVFFGELRFGLGAAIAVLVVVFTMACVVMLLALQRRMERAL
- a CDS encoding ABC transporter permease subunit, whose translation is MVGYAVLVLLLGFFLLPIVYAVLTAFQPRIVSNEPTPQWIFTPTLESFRSLFAEYSFTGPLLNSLQSSLGSAVLALVIATPAAYALSRSRSSAAGPMGFWLLCARALPAIGLSIPAYAIFNRIGLDDTLVALLIVYLPYNVALATVLLKVFLDGIPREIDEAAAIDGAGPMRTLWSVILPIARPGTASVAIMTFLFSWNNFLFPLVLTGSRAGTVPLALQQFLGSYSLQWNQMMAGVVLLSLPLILLAVVFGKYMIGGLSVGSIK
- a CDS encoding sulfatase-like hydrolase/transferase — protein: MPRRPNVLIICTDQHRYDVISTHPGSVARTPSLQRLADEGAVFDGCYSPSPVCSPARASMLTGEYPSAHGLWANGVTMPERTDMISRELATDGYRTGLIGKLHLSAAYQGLTEQRVDDGFQVFRWAHDPFHGSPENAYHQWLAERFPGLWAAAVGDVVTPDLEGFTHANTAFDEMPTEAHYSTWVTEEVLQFLDGQPEDQPFFLVANYFDPHHPFAAPPEYLEMYPPGSVPGPVGGPDELAAKPPFQTESSHTSYAGHGPAFADFDPAGIDEIRRTYHAMVTLVDDCVGRVLDHLDERDLARDTLVIFTSDHGEMLGDHAMLLKGPMMYDVAVRVPMVVRWPGHVPAGVREPGFVGVHDVARTVRVAADVEPSPRDQGLDLVAVARGDCAARTWALSQYRDSGYANEPEVHTTMLRSGDHKLVVWHGHPTTERERSGELYDLTADPDELVNLWDDPQHLTTRAALLHELADVSVSVEGRSAPRTKPW